In Esox lucius isolate fEsoLuc1 chromosome 3, fEsoLuc1.pri, whole genome shotgun sequence, the sequence atggagccaaatacaggaccattctggaagaatacctgatggagtctgcaaaagaactgagactgggacagagattTGTATTCCaaaaagacaatgatccaaaacataaagcaaaatctacaatggaatggttcacaaataaacatatccaggtgttacaatggccaagtcaaagtccagacctgaatccaattgagaatctgtggaaagaactgaaaactgctgttcacaaacgctctccatccaacctcactgagcttcagctgttttgcaaggaggaatgggcaaagatttcagtctctcgatgtgcaaaactgatagagacataccccaagcgacttacagctgtaatcgcagcaaaaggtggcgctacaaagtattaacttaagggggctgaataattttgcacgcccaatttttcagttttttatttgttaaaaaggtttgaaatatccaatgaatttcgttccacttcatgattgtgtcctacttgttgttgattcttcacaaaaaattacagttttatatatttatgtttgaagcctgaaatgtggcaaaaggtcaaaaagttcaagggggccgaatactttcgcaaggcactgtatatatatttttttacataaaagcAGAGTTCAGTTATAGAGTGCCttcaaaaagtattcagaccactttacttaatttacattttgttgtgttgtagacTAAATGTATATTTGATTACAAAACACCAATGTCCATAGTGAAGAGGTGACctcgggatgctggccttctagacagagttgcgaagaaaaagccatatctcagaccaTAGCCCTGTCCTACCATAAACGTTGgccattaaaaataaaagattaagatgggcaaaagaccacagacactggacagaggaagattgaaaAAGAGTCCCCTCTTCACtattgacattgagactggtgttttgcaggtactatttaatgaagctgccagctgaggacctgtgaggacCTGTTTCTCAAATAAGAcactatgtatttgttttcttcctcagttgtgcactggggcctcccactcctctttctattctggtttgaACCCGTTTGTGCTGTCCTGttaagggagtagtacacagcgttgaaTGAGCTCTCCtgtttcttggcagtttctcgcatggaatatcattcatttctcagaacaagaatagacttaTGAGTTACAAAGCAAAGTTCTTTGTTTGTGGCCATTTTAaacctgtaatcgaacccacaattgttgATGCTAAAGAAAGTCAGtttcattgcttctttaatcagcacacggttttcagctgtgctaacataattgtataagggttttctaatgatcaattagccttttgaaATTATGAGCATAGATTTGCAAACACAATGTTCccctggaacacaggactgatggtcactgataatgggcctatgtagatattgtacgcctatgtagatattccatataaaatcagccatttccatgtattttaacaatgtctacactgtatttctgatcaatttgatgttattataatggacattgaacatttctaagtgaccccaaacttttgaatggtggtgtatgtattcagaccctttgccatgttTCTCCAAATTCAGCTCAGATGCATTGAAGTCCACCTGCGGTAAGTTCGATTGGATATGATTTGGAAATACACACATTTGTCTATGTATGGTCCCACACTGAAAAACCAAGCCATCAATTTTAAAGAACTCATAGACCTCAGAGAACTCTTTATACCTTGAGAATTGTGTAGATCTGGGGCTGGTTATGAAAAGAagtgagtgagaaagaaaagaaatgcaCAGCACACAAGACTTCAGACTGATTCATCTTCACTCATGACTTGACCTAAAGCACCCAGCCAAGATAATGCTGAAGTGGCTTCTGGACAAGTCtgtaaatgtccttgagtgggcTAGCCAAAGTCTGGACTTCAATCCCATTGAACCTAAGAAGTCTTTGATCACTGCCAATGGTGCATCAACAGAGTACTGAAAGGGTACTGAAAGGcaatattattcattttttacatttattcaatgccatattttttgtcatttgtcaTTACTGATATTactgtagattgatggcaatttttcatttgtatttaatcaattattaatGTTTATAACAGAAAATCAGTGAAGTGAAATGgtctacacacaatatatttaattgataaAATTACCTCTCGTCAAATTTGAGATGACAGACtcacacaatattttttacattgaatTAATTGTAAGGTTTAACAATAATTACCTTAATAACTTGAAAATCAATTGAGGGAaatccaaaaaaatatataatatgaataataatataattaccTGAACATATGAAGCGCTATTCAAACACACATTCCTCTCTTTTAACCCTAAAAGCACCAACAGTGGTCAGTTTAACCCCAAGTGGTCACAAATGTCATAATTCTTTATCCATATTAAATGTTTGAGCTTTGTTAAGCACCAAGTTACTAACATATTTCATATGCACTTTTGTACGTTAGTGGTGTGCAGttaaactgaaaatgtgaaGGTAAACTTGATGACAGGCATCAGTTTCATCACAGAGGTAGAGGCATGTATTGAGAAAACAGAGATATATGGGGCCACCACAGTTGACCCCTGAAAGCCAATTTTGTAAGCCCATGAGTATCACTGAAAAACAACACCTTGAATGAATAACAGAAATAAGTTCATAACTAGTTGCTCTGGatgaaatgttttacaatatctgttataaaaacatacaaacatttttttacagATCAGATTTTACAGAATTCAAACCATTAATACAAAAGgttaataaaatagttttaatgCTTGACTGTGAGTTATGCTTTCATTTCCAATTTGGGTTAAAAATTTAAAGGGCCCCTGTTGGTGCTTTTTAGCTATAAACATGTTGGGTTTAATCCATGTCAGTGACTTAATTTGAAAGGATGGACTTGGATTATATAATGACATCCCCCTGTCACTCTCATGATTTTAAGACACAATACTAATGCACTTGGGTGATAGTTAACAATAGTTTGGACAACAAAAACTGTTTTGCTTCAGTTGCATATCTTATGTTCTTTCAGCATCAAcctataaaaacaaacaacacaaaacatcGACGACGATGCagacaaacaatcctaaaatggAAAGCGTGGAAGGCATTGAGGACTGATTCAAGACTGTATCTCCAGGAatgctactgtgtgtgtgtgcttattgAGCGAAGACACAAAAAAGACCTGCAATATCGTACCATAAAAGGCCTCTATCTCTGAGCGACTGAGTCAGTCATCTGTTATTGCATGGCCATGTAGGCAGGCAGCTAAATTACATTAATCTGGGGATGATCCTGAGGCTGATAGTCTGGGATTACAGGAGGGGTAGGTAACGGGCATAAAGTGCAGGAGCTGTTGTTCATCTACACAGCGCATCAATCTCTTCTAGCCTCGCTAGTCTGCGAATGCTACAGTTCCCTTCTCTGTTTCCAGTATTTACTGAGGGTTTGGTCAGTGTGGTTAAACAATTTGCAGATTCTGACAGCAATGCATAGGCTTAAATGGCACACAGCGTATATAAAATCTAGACATGTGGCCAAGCTATGGGGAACATCCGTCTGTTTACTTGAAGGAGCGGCGGACAGTGCGTCCCTTGAGAGCCTGGGGGGGCCGGAAGTTGTCCTGCATGCAGCAAGgtgcctctccctccccactGAACATCAAGCTGCGGAATTTAGTCATCTGtcaggagaaagagacagaaaaacagagaaccCAGAAGGTTCAGAAAAACCAGAGAAGCAGCAAAAACAATGGTTAGGAGAATACCTTCTTTGGAAGCATTGTTGTCCGTGGCTTGTGTTAGCGGAGTGCCTAGGGCGAACTGGGTTTCAGAATGTCCCCAATATTCAGAAACATCTATGAACAGCATGTGAAATTAGCATTGGCCTAAGCCCCTGAACATGTCTAGTGGTTTTGATGTCTAATGGCATGGACATAAATAAATGTGGAAGATCACAATGTATAGCCGGTGTGTACAGTTATTTCAATACATCTGTGttaggaaattacattttgggttGTTATTTTTATGAGCCTAATCAATACCCACGCTTTATTGTTCATCGTACTGCATGACATGACATGCGGCATAATGTGTGTGACCTTTCAACATTAATACGCCtcattttcattcaaaaacTCAAAATGCTGGTGTAGAAAATCTGAACAGACACCCGGTTCGACTTCTCGTTCAGGTAACATTCATAACATTCCGATTTTAAGTGCCTGATATTGTCGTTTCCCACTCATTAACTGCGAAGGCGGGCTGTTCTCAGTCACACTCTCAGATATTACACATGATTACTGGATGTACAAGTAGGTGAAAAGACTGTTCCAACACGCCATTCAGTGATACTGTCAGACCTGTTCAACAACCTCCACCCATGTTAGTTCTGCCTGCACTGCTGCTTAACTTATCTCAACATTGCATATGGATGCCTGCAGCCCTCCCTAAAATGGATGACATGTGGGACAGTGCATTTAACTGCTCTGTTCAGTAAACAAGTCTCCTTGGGGAGCAATTTTAACACCGGCTGTTGAAATGGGACTTGGGGATGTGATATTCTCAAAGGCTCCATACAGAGTACCAATAATGAGGGGAGCATATAGATCTAGGTTTGTTGGTCGAATCAATAAGGTTTATTGGTtatatattttctgtacatTACTTACAGACAGTCACATAAATGCCTAAGAGACAACATGGctgtgacatactgtactgaAGCAAAGAATGGGAGATACTGGGCACTACATGAAGAATTGCAATGGTGTAATCATTTGGGTGTAGGCTGCTTTCAAAAGGGCAAGCCACcccaacatacatacagtactgttaGCATTTTCCCCAAAAGCTTAATGGGACACTTAGATAATGTAATCTAAAATGACAGACAGTGGGCAGTTAAGTATTGACACTCCCTGGTTTAATGGAATGTTCTGAAACTTCCATTAAAACAACTGTTCGCTATTGCCCGGATTTGTAGGCCTTTGTGGTCCAATGTTTATACCCTACATGGGTTTGAATCGGATGAACTGTGACTTTCCTTCGCTTAGTTTCTGCCTCTTTCACTGTTGTGTAATTACTGAAAACCCACtcctttaaaaatataaaaacatactcCGTAGGGCTCACCAAGGACATATCACATAATTTTCTGGTGTAGTCGACTACAAATATAAATGTCCTTATTATCCACAGGCACATACTGATTCTTtaactattctttttttttttctaaaagagTTACATTGAGGAATTAATCTTTGTTAAGTATTTCAGACGCTAACCTGACCTCTGTCAATGAATTGGGGCTTAACTGATGCAGCTGATTAGTGAATGGGCTGGACAGTATGGGTTGTCATGATAGTGCAGTGTAAAATGAATTTACCTGGGCAGGACTGACGCTGATTGGTTCCTTCAGGACGATCCAGGTGACACTCTCCAGCAGAGGGGGAGTGGTCAAGGAGCCATCATACGTCCAGTAGTCCAGTGAGGCAGGCAGCACTGTTTTGCAATCAAAGTTGGCAAATGGAGTTTGCTTCCCCTATAAACAGGCACAAGTCCTGATTGATTACCCAACGTTTGAACCATATCTTACTcagaattattttacatttccaaatgaaactAAATAATCATTCCATTTGTGTTTCACCTTGGTTCTAATGGAATTCAAAGCATCCAGAACTTTCTGCAGCCTGGGGTTTGCAGCACCAATCTATAGAAAATGAGAAATTACGGTCATAAAAGACTTCGATTTAATTCCCAGACTCTCTTGTCTACATCATACCATTAATTCCATATGTAGAGTCACTACTGGAAGTCTGTACACCCCTTGCACAGTCTTCACATTTTGCTGCCACCTATAAAGGGATTCATTTTGATGCTTCTCCGTACAGATCTACTGAACCTACTCCACTATTCTGACAACTTTGCATAATTCATATTTCTTACAGttctcacatgcccattgtttGTGTAACATTTCACAAGTTCAGAAAGTTTGGTTGTGAGTCATTGACAGACACCAAAATTCTAAACGTGCCTCTAATTTCCAAGCAAATTCTTACCTCAGTCTCTTGAAAACATAATCCTGGGATAGAGTTGTTTTCACAGGGAAAGGCAAAGAATTGAATTCCAAAGACTAGAGCTAGAATTCTCAAGAGGTGCACAGTGTTCCAGAATGGTTCAGTCTTTGTCCTCATTAAAATCAGCTTGAAATATCTGAGACAAGTTTTCAATATTGCTGTGCATCAAGGATTCCAAACTAATTCTACAGACATGTGTTGCTATTGTtgtgcaaaagtattcacaGCCGAAATTGATTCTAAAGGTATTTCCATCAAAGTAATAGTTATTAGGTGAGAACACACATAGATAAGacttattttgtaatttggaaaatgtgtaatgttctTTTATGTGGAGTTGGTTGTAAGGCTTGATAAGAATGTATTCACTAATGCCTTTTAAGATTAGTCAACAAAATGGTAAGACTGTGTGTGCAACTATACATAATGTACATCACTGAATTAAATCTGCACCTTCAGAAACACCCCAACTACAGCAAGACCATCAGGTTTGGAAGCAGCTTCACCAAAGTTGGGGTACTTGGTGTTCCAGTGCACCAGATGGAGCTAaatgaacaaaaagaaaacatgtcagATTCAGTGCAGACAAACAGTAAGAGTCATCTAAAGCCCTATGCAGGCCCTATTGTATAATCTGGGTCGAGGCCTTCCTACCTCGGCTGGGAATTTGATTCCATTGATGGTATGCTCAGAGCCTCTGTCATCTCTAGCACCCCAGTGGAAGTGGAACTGCTTCAGCCTGTAGGTGCCGCTGACAGGGCCTCCAGACAGTGCTGTCAATAGAAACGTTCAAACCCACATACACAAACCTTTCTCATTTTGCTCTTCTAAAAGTGTTTAggggcatttattttttaaatgcagacAAATGAAagattttttgtcattttcttcaGAGCATTTTGAGTACTGGGACGTTAGACTTTTAGAGTGgcaatcaacaaaaaaaaaacagttgcaGTGCATTACCAAAATATGttcatttcataaaaaaattaaaatggtaTAGTTAAATACTATGTGGCATGGTGAAATTATGGGGTATTTGTCTAAAGCAGATTGATTGTTCTTTATATCTACAATAAAGATGACAACCATTTGCCAGCGGCAGCATTCTTACAACCTATAACAAACACCTGTTTGCTCTCATGTCATCTGTGGTTGCAATCTATTGCAACACTGTCCATCAGCCTCTAGTGTTTGCACAGTTAAAGACATGATATcctaaaaatgttttccatcactGGTTGGATATTTGTAAGAACCAAAGCCTGTTTTGCTACTTCTAGTCCTGTGGTCCGTTTTAATCTCCATGGCATTGTGAACATCATCCAGTAACAGgaattatttttacaaaaacctAGTGACCTTTGCCAGGAGATGGAAACTAGCTGTAAGATTTCTTTATGAGTTctcaaatataatacatttgggAAAAGGCGTGGTGAGCCATAAAAACTATTGGAAACAAAATTGCCAATCATTAATTTCTCTGCGAAAATGCTTTTGAATCATAAGAtatccacaaacaaaaaaacaagtgcaTACAATCATGCTTAGAATGTGTATAATTTCCTTTATATAGTTATAATTAGTCATTTTAATGAAGGGTGACAATCATTTTGGATCTTACTGCAAATGAAAAGGTAACCACTTCAGCAAAACCTATTTTCTTGTTGCCATAACCCTTGCAATTCCAGTTCACCTTTCACTATATCCGGAGCTTAGATATATGATATATGTTTCAAACAGATTTCATATATTGTGAAgagaaaatgaaattaaaaattCTAAGACATACTTGAACTGTCAGCCTCATCCAAAAAGCCAACTTGGAAGGAATGGCCATTGTTGAGAATGTCCATGGCGTTAGATGGATCATACTTCAGTTTAAGGGGCTTCAGGGAAGGATCGTAGGATGTTTGGCCAGGAATAATATTAATAGGAGATTGCCTGAGTCCATCAGCAATAGGAAAACTCTCAATCCATGTAGAAGGTCCTATGGTGGGGAGAAAAGGAtgacaaaatgtaacaaaatgagATAAACGTTTAACTTCTTATTTTCACTCTATTCTTAAGAATTGGGTACATTGACAAATGTTGAATGAgaaccaaaaataaaagaaataaaagtgtCAGAAATTCTAAACAATATACGAAATCGTTCTTCATTTGTGATAAGAGTAATAAGTTACTCTTTCATGTAACAAACTCATAAAACTGATACACTTCACACATTCAACTAGTTGTTAGAAAAGTGCATTCAGCGTCAGATTAGATAGAAGGCTAACTCTACTGTACTCTACATAACTCTACTGTAGATGCCTCACCGTCGTGTGGTCCGTATCCCCAGGTGTGAGACATGACTATTGATTTGTGTTGCTATACAGTTAATAATTTAATCCTTTTTGATGGCTTAGACCTCCATTCAAAGGCCCAGTTTGTAATAGCCTCGAAATAACAAGTGTCGAGGTTT encodes:
- the cahz gene encoding carbonic anhydrase, with product MSHTWGYGPHDGPSTWIESFPIADGLRQSPINIIPGQTSYDPSLKPLKLKYDPSNAMDILNNGHSFQVGFLDEADSSTLSGGPVSGTYRLKQFHFHWGARDDRGSEHTINGIKFPAELHLVHWNTKYPNFGEAASKPDGLAVVGVFLKIGAANPRLQKVLDALNSIRTKGKQTPFANFDCKTVLPASLDYWTYDGSLTTPPLLESVTWIVLKEPISVSPAQMTKFRSLMFSGEGEAPCCMQDNFRPPQALKGRTVRRSFK